In Halorussus limi, a genomic segment contains:
- a CDS encoding NAD-dependent epimerase/dehydratase family protein, translating to MDTVAVTGGNGELGTALLSALAERGYRTVNLSRGDRRERVADRYLRTDLLDPGEVYGSLASADPDAVAHFGTIPRPDETPGHVTFRSNAQTPYHVLEAAEALGIETVVFASSLSAMGGGFEDEVRVEYLPVDESHPLTPSNAYGLGKQVAEVVADGFGRREGRPTTLASLRFPLVVTDEELRTVFAERDRSLDGIRDAGFYEKARKTLFGYLHIADAADLAVRALEAGFAGHEVFFGAAEDTTVDAPSAELADLYDAEVRESPTGYERLIDASKAERLLDWSAERSWRRR from the coding sequence ATGGACACCGTCGCAGTCACCGGCGGGAACGGCGAGTTAGGCACCGCGTTACTCTCGGCGCTCGCCGAGCGCGGCTATCGGACAGTCAACCTGAGCAGGGGCGACCGGCGCGAGCGAGTCGCCGACCGGTATCTCCGGACCGACCTGCTGGACCCCGGCGAGGTGTACGGGTCGCTCGCCAGCGCCGACCCCGACGCCGTCGCCCACTTCGGGACGATTCCGCGCCCGGACGAGACGCCCGGCCACGTCACCTTCCGGAGCAACGCCCAGACGCCGTACCACGTGCTGGAGGCCGCCGAGGCGCTCGGCATCGAGACGGTGGTATTCGCGTCTAGCCTCTCGGCGATGGGCGGGGGCTTCGAAGACGAGGTGCGCGTCGAGTACCTCCCGGTGGACGAGTCCCACCCGCTGACGCCCTCGAACGCCTACGGACTGGGCAAGCAGGTCGCCGAAGTCGTCGCCGACGGGTTCGGCCGCCGCGAGGGGAGGCCGACAACGCTCGCGTCGCTCCGGTTCCCGCTCGTCGTGACCGACGAGGAACTCCGGACCGTCTTCGCCGAGCGCGACCGGTCGCTGGACGGGATTCGAGACGCCGGGTTCTACGAGAAGGCGCGCAAGACGCTGTTCGGGTACCTTCACATCGCGGACGCCGCGGACCTCGCGGTCCGAGCGCTGGAGGCGGGCTTCGCGGGTCACGAGGTCTTCTTCGGGGCCGCCGAGGACACGACTGTCGACGCGCCGAGCGCGGAACTCGCGGACCTGTACGACGCGGAAGTCCGCGAGTCGCCGACTGGGTACGAACGGCTAATCGACGCGAGCAAGGCCGAGCGACTGCTCGACTGGTCGGCCGAACGGTCGTGGCGCAGGCGGTGA
- a CDS encoding winged helix-turn-helix transcriptional regulator, giving the protein MVERSEVDENKRATLRRFAVLGAATPLAKFRDDGESGESEARDAIAGYVATTPGAHFSKVRDDLKLGTGEAQHHLRQLLEAGVVESRRDGDYRRFYPAEQFSSFEQVALGYLRRDTPRGMLVELLRDPSATGSDLADALDVSRPTVSKYAADLEDAGLLDREDGYAVRNPETVITLLVRYADSFGETAATFAAEADGFISFDP; this is encoded by the coding sequence ATGGTTGAGCGCTCCGAAGTGGATGAAAATAAGCGGGCGACCCTCCGCCGGTTCGCGGTCTTGGGGGCCGCGACGCCGCTCGCCAAGTTTCGCGACGACGGCGAGAGCGGCGAGAGCGAGGCCCGCGACGCGATTGCGGGCTACGTCGCCACCACGCCGGGCGCGCACTTCTCGAAGGTCCGTGACGACCTCAAACTGGGAACGGGAGAGGCTCAACACCACCTCCGACAGTTGCTCGAGGCGGGCGTGGTCGAGAGCCGACGGGACGGTGACTACCGCCGATTCTATCCGGCCGAGCAGTTCTCCTCGTTCGAGCAGGTCGCACTGGGCTACCTCCGCAGGGACACCCCGCGGGGGATGCTCGTCGAGTTACTGCGCGACCCGTCGGCGACCGGTAGCGACCTCGCCGACGCGCTGGACGTGTCGAGACCGACCGTGAGCAAGTACGCCGCCGACCTCGAAGACGCCGGTCTGTTGGACCGCGAGGACGGCTACGCGGTCCGGAACCCCGAGACGGTCATCACCCTGCTGGTCAGGTACGCCGACTCGTTCGGCGAGACCGCCGCGACGTTCGCGGCCGAGGCCGACGGGTTCATCTCGTTCGACCCGTAG
- a CDS encoding SPFH domain-containing protein, with amino-acid sequence MLVPLQAAAVGGFTIVALLVLALAVITIWQSVEIVDATEKRALTVFGEYRKLLEPGINFVPPFVSATHRFDMRTQTLDVPRQEAITRDNSPVTADAVVYIKVMDAKKAFLEVEDYKRAVSNLAQTTLRAVLGDMELDDTLNKRQEINAKIRRELDEPTDEWGIRVESVEVREVNPSKDVQQAMEQQTSAERKRRAMILEAQGERRSAIETAEGDKQSNIIRAQGEKQSQILEAQGDAVSTVLRAKSAESMGERAVIDKGMETLESIGQGESTTFVLPQELSSMLGRYGKHLTGSDVKEDNGELDSLDFDEETRELIGLDNIEEILGQIDEEAEMDVEAMEQEAQAIKEGEDPANIKSADEVIEEMDEESPDIEDVEAEMDAEVEK; translated from the coding sequence ATGTTGGTTCCACTACAGGCCGCCGCAGTAGGTGGCTTCACGATAGTCGCCCTGTTGGTCCTCGCGCTGGCAGTAATCACCATCTGGCAGTCGGTCGAAATCGTCGACGCGACCGAGAAGCGCGCGCTGACCGTCTTCGGTGAGTACCGGAAACTCCTCGAACCCGGTATCAACTTCGTGCCGCCGTTCGTGAGCGCGACCCACCGCTTCGACATGCGGACCCAGACGTTGGACGTGCCACGACAGGAAGCCATCACCCGCGACAACTCGCCGGTGACCGCCGACGCCGTGGTCTACATCAAGGTCATGGACGCCAAGAAGGCGTTCCTCGAAGTCGAGGACTACAAGCGCGCCGTCTCGAACCTCGCCCAGACCACCCTGCGGGCCGTGCTGGGCGACATGGAACTCGACGACACGCTCAACAAGCGCCAGGAGATAAACGCCAAAATCCGGCGCGAACTCGACGAACCCACCGACGAGTGGGGTATCCGCGTCGAGAGCGTCGAAGTTCGGGAGGTCAACCCGAGCAAGGACGTCCAGCAGGCGATGGAGCAACAGACCTCCGCGGAGCGCAAGCGCCGCGCCATGATTCTGGAGGCGCAGGGTGAGCGCCGGAGTGCCATCGAGACCGCAGAGGGTGACAAGCAGTCGAACATCATCCGCGCGCAGGGTGAGAAGCAGAGCCAGATTCTTGAGGCGCAGGGTGACGCAGTTTCGACCGTCCTCCGCGCGAAGTCCGCCGAGTCGATGGGCGAGCGCGCGGTCATCGACAAGGGGATGGAGACGCTCGAATCCATCGGTCAGGGAGAGTCCACGACCTTCGTCCTCCCGCAGGAACTCTCCTCGATGCTCGGCCGCTACGGCAAGCATCTGACCGGGAGCGACGTGAAGGAGGACAACGGCGAACTCGATAGCCTCGACTTCGACGAGGAGACCCGCGAACTCATCGGTCTCGACAACATCGAGGAGATTCTCGGCCAGATAGACGAGGAGGCCGAGATGGACGTCGAAGCGATGGAACAGGAGGCCCAGGCCATCAAGGAGGGCGAGGACCCCGCGAACATCAAGAGCGCCGACGAGGTCATCGAGGAGATGGACGAGGAGTCCCCCGACATCGAGGACGTGGAAGCCGAGATGGACGCCGAAGTCGAGAAGTAA
- a CDS encoding NfeD family protein, producing MAPLLDSLPLLLLVAGIGLAIAEALIPGAHFVVLGVALVLAGLVGLLLGPAASPLILAALVLGFGAASLYAYRELDLYGGKGVARTRDSDSLKGETGRVTERVTPEEGQIKLHEGGFNPYYAARTVRGEIPEGTEVMVVDPGGGNVVKVEALEAIEDPIDRELAKGRDGDAPARERETDTEEI from the coding sequence ATGGCACCGCTGTTGGACTCGCTCCCGCTGTTGCTCCTCGTCGCTGGCATCGGTCTCGCCATCGCCGAGGCGCTGATACCGGGCGCGCACTTCGTCGTCCTCGGCGTCGCGCTCGTCCTCGCGGGACTCGTCGGCTTACTGCTCGGACCGGCCGCGTCGCCGCTGATACTGGCTGCGCTGGTGTTGGGGTTCGGCGCGGCGTCGCTGTACGCGTACCGCGAGCTGGACCTCTACGGCGGGAAGGGCGTCGCGCGCACCCGCGACTCCGACTCGCTGAAGGGCGAGACCGGCCGCGTGACCGAACGGGTCACGCCCGAGGAGGGCCAGATAAAACTCCACGAGGGCGGGTTCAACCCCTACTACGCCGCTCGGACCGTCCGGGGTGAGATTCCCGAGGGGACCGAAGTGATGGTAGTCGACCCCGGCGGCGGCAACGTCGTCAAGGTCGAGGCACTGGAGGCCATCGAGGACCCCATCGACCGCGAACTGGCGAAGGGACGGGACGGCGACGCGCCCGCCCGAGAGCGCGAGACCGACACCGAGGAGATTTGA
- a CDS encoding DUF7312 domain-containing protein: MSDWKYDTDEVGEDGYEPEEPDDLDPIEPGSPTMENAFFVALGVASMLFVFARVILLAGG; the protein is encoded by the coding sequence ATGTCGGACTGGAAGTACGACACCGACGAAGTCGGCGAAGACGGCTACGAACCCGAGGAACCCGACGACCTCGACCCGATAGAACCGGGGTCGCCGACGATGGAGAACGCCTTCTTCGTCGCGCTCGGGGTGGCCTCGATGCTGTTCGTCTTCGCTCGCGTGATTCTGCTGGCCGGCGGGTAG
- the pyk gene encoding pyruvate kinase, whose amino-acid sequence MRNAKIVCTLGPASDSRRTIRELADAGMSVARLNASHGTREDRAELVDHVRRVDETTEDPLAVMVDLQGPEIRTAEVEEPVHLETDSTVRFVKGDTATPEEVGLSYSITNVEPGDTVLLDDGRIETVVEEVEEDGDGEGVVVAHVVSGGDLSSRKGVNVPGVDLDLDVVTEKDRRDLELAAEKGADFVAASFVRSAEDVLAVNGVLESLGADIPIVAKIERRGAVENLDEIVDAAYGVMVARGDLGVECPLEDVPMIQKRIIRKCQQTGTPVITATEMLDSMVHARRPTRAEASDVANAVLDGTDAVMLSGETAIGDDPVRVVETMDRIVRQVEASGEYDEFREQRVPSAEDARTDALARSARYLARDIGASAIVAASESGYTALKVAKFRPQVPVVATTPNDEVRRQLALSWGVNAQYTPLSEGVDNVIEDAVQAALDADVAESGDTVVVLSGMMSELEGTSTTNTLKVHVAAETIGTGRSVVRGRVAGPVARTTDGDLSDVSEGAILALEPEFDGEFDGDASKLRGIVDARPGMTGYPAMVARELDIPMVSGAPLDPTVRDGDVITLDAERGVVYDGDVTHEERP is encoded by the coding sequence ATGAGAAACGCGAAAATCGTCTGCACGTTAGGTCCGGCCTCGGACTCTCGACGGACAATCCGGGAGTTGGCCGACGCCGGGATGTCCGTCGCACGACTCAACGCCAGTCACGGCACGCGGGAGGACCGCGCCGAACTCGTCGACCACGTCCGGCGCGTGGACGAGACCACCGAAGACCCCCTCGCGGTGATGGTCGACCTGCAGGGCCCCGAGATTCGGACCGCCGAGGTCGAGGAACCGGTCCACCTCGAAACCGACTCGACGGTCCGGTTCGTGAAGGGCGACACCGCCACCCCCGAGGAAGTCGGTCTGAGTTACTCCATCACCAACGTCGAACCCGGCGACACGGTGCTGTTGGACGACGGTCGCATCGAGACCGTGGTCGAGGAAGTCGAGGAAGACGGCGACGGCGAGGGCGTCGTCGTCGCTCACGTCGTGAGCGGCGGCGACCTGAGCAGTCGGAAGGGCGTCAACGTCCCCGGCGTGGACCTCGACCTCGACGTCGTGACCGAGAAGGACCGCCGGGACCTCGAACTCGCCGCGGAGAAGGGGGCCGACTTCGTGGCCGCGAGTTTCGTCCGGAGCGCAGAGGACGTGCTGGCGGTCAACGGGGTGCTGGAGAGTCTGGGGGCGGACATCCCCATCGTCGCCAAGATAGAGCGCCGCGGCGCGGTGGAGAACCTCGACGAAATCGTGGACGCCGCCTACGGCGTGATGGTCGCGCGCGGAGACCTCGGCGTCGAGTGCCCGCTCGAAGACGTGCCGATGATTCAAAAGCGCATCATCCGGAAGTGCCAGCAGACCGGCACGCCGGTCATCACCGCGACCGAGATGCTGGACTCGATGGTCCACGCCCGCAGGCCAACGCGCGCAGAGGCCTCCGACGTGGCGAACGCGGTCCTCGACGGCACCGACGCGGTGATGCTGTCTGGCGAGACTGCCATCGGTGACGACCCCGTCCGGGTCGTGGAGACGATGGACCGCATCGTCCGTCAGGTCGAGGCGAGCGGCGAGTACGACGAGTTCCGCGAACAGCGCGTCCCGTCGGCCGAGGACGCCCGGACCGACGCGCTGGCGCGGTCGGCCCGTTACCTCGCGCGAGACATCGGCGCGTCGGCCATCGTCGCGGCGAGCGAATCGGGGTACACCGCGCTCAAGGTCGCGAAGTTCCGGCCGCAGGTCCCGGTCGTCGCCACGACGCCCAACGACGAGGTGCGCCGCCAACTCGCGCTCTCGTGGGGCGTCAACGCTCAGTACACGCCGCTGTCCGAGGGCGTGGACAACGTCATCGAGGACGCCGTGCAGGCCGCGCTCGATGCCGACGTGGCCGAGAGCGGCGACACGGTGGTCGTCCTCTCCGGGATGATGTCCGAACTAGAGGGAACGTCCACGACGAACACGCTCAAGGTCCACGTCGCGGCCGAGACCATCGGCACGGGCCGGAGCGTCGTCCGCGGGCGCGTCGCCGGTCCCGTCGCGCGGACCACCGACGGCGACCTGTCGGACGTGTCCGAGGGGGCGATTCTGGCGCTCGAACCCGAGTTCGACGGCGAGTTCGACGGCGACGCCTCGAAGCTCCGTGGCATCGTTGACGCCCGGCCGGGCATGACGGGCTACCCCGCGATGGTAGCGCGCGAACTCGACATCCCGATGGTCAGCGGCGCGCCGCTGGACCCCACCGTCCGAGACGGCGACGTTATCACCCTCGACGCCGAGCGCGGCGTGGTCTACGACGGCGACGTGACCCACGAGGAGCGACCCTGA
- a CDS encoding GYD domain-containing protein, with product MPEYASLVDVRTDFQNAQELTSVWGDIRSDLEDQKADLKHTYAILGEYDFLVVMEAPDRDAAYQAGVALERHGLDAQTMEIIPTEELAQVVDDL from the coding sequence ATGCCAGAGTACGCCTCCCTCGTGGACGTGCGCACGGACTTCCAGAACGCGCAGGAACTCACGTCGGTGTGGGGCGACATCCGGTCGGACCTCGAAGACCAGAAGGCCGACCTGAAACACACCTACGCCATCCTCGGCGAGTACGACTTCCTCGTGGTCATGGAGGCCCCCGACCGGGACGCGGCGTATCAGGCCGGAGTCGCACTGGAGCGCCACGGCCTAGACGCCCAGACGATGGAGATAATCCCGACGGAGGAACTCGCTCAGGTCGTGGACGACCTCTGA
- the metG gene encoding methionine--tRNA ligase yields the protein MSHDDFPTEKPAVVTCGLPYANGDLHIGHLRTYVSGDAYARSLEKLGQRTAFVSGSDMHGTPVAVNAEEAGVSPEEFALEHHEKYAETFPRFNVEFDNYGHTHDETNTELTQEFVRSWIDNDHVFEKEIQVAWDPEADTPLPDRYVEGTCPYCGAKARGDECDEGCQRHLEPGEIEDPRSTLTGNPAEYRAREHEFLRLSDFQEYLAGFIDRLEGTSNARNQPREWIEGELQDLCITRDMDWGIDYPGEGKEDLVLYVWVDAPIEYVASTKQYTERVGEDVFDWEEVWKDGAPEAGSEGDADDETWEAADTGEIVHVVGRDIIQHHTVFWPSMLRGAGYNEPRAVMASGFVNLDGQAFSTSRNRAVWADDYLDEGFHPDLVRYYLTTTGGFQQDVDFSWEKFQERVNGELVGTLGNFAYRSLLFAARNYEGTPEADASDEVAERIEEAVADFEAAVNDYSLKEAGEAAVSLAGFGNEYIQRNEPWNLTDDDPDRAEQVIYDCVQLAKAVAVLSAPILPGKAQRLWEQLGEEGSVHDAALDACLEPPADEFGEPDELFEKIADERVEELNEKLQERVEAATEDGDEGTAETEEDESMSDDTDIEPIDEDRISFEEFQDLDVRVGEIEVAEPIEGADDLARLEVDIGVETRQIVAGIKQLHDLEKLPGTKVVVVANLEQAELFGVESNGMVLAAGEDADLLTTHGDSGPGTKVK from the coding sequence ATGAGCCACGACGACTTCCCCACGGAGAAGCCAGCGGTGGTGACCTGCGGGTTGCCGTACGCCAACGGCGACCTGCACATCGGCCACCTCCGGACGTACGTCAGCGGCGACGCCTACGCTCGCTCGCTGGAGAAACTCGGCCAGCGCACCGCGTTCGTCTCCGGGTCCGACATGCACGGCACCCCGGTGGCGGTCAACGCCGAGGAGGCGGGCGTCTCCCCCGAGGAGTTCGCCCTCGAACACCACGAGAAGTACGCCGAGACGTTCCCCCGATTCAACGTCGAGTTCGACAACTACGGCCACACCCACGACGAGACCAACACCGAACTCACCCAGGAGTTCGTCCGGTCGTGGATTGACAACGACCACGTCTTCGAGAAGGAGATTCAGGTGGCGTGGGACCCCGAGGCCGACACGCCCCTGCCCGACCGCTACGTCGAGGGCACCTGCCCGTACTGCGGCGCGAAGGCCCGGGGCGACGAGTGCGACGAGGGATGTCAGCGCCACCTCGAACCCGGCGAAATCGAGGACCCGCGCTCGACCCTGACCGGCAACCCCGCGGAGTACCGCGCGCGCGAACACGAGTTCCTGCGACTCTCCGACTTTCAGGAGTACCTCGCTGGCTTCATCGACCGACTCGAAGGCACCTCCAACGCCCGCAACCAGCCCCGCGAGTGGATAGAGGGCGAACTGCAGGACCTCTGTATCACCCGGGACATGGACTGGGGAATCGACTACCCGGGCGAAGGGAAGGAGGACCTCGTCCTCTACGTCTGGGTGGACGCCCCCATCGAGTACGTCGCCTCGACCAAGCAGTACACCGAGCGCGTCGGCGAGGACGTGTTCGACTGGGAGGAAGTCTGGAAGGACGGCGCGCCCGAAGCGGGGAGCGAGGGCGATGCCGACGACGAGACGTGGGAGGCCGCCGACACCGGCGAAATCGTCCACGTCGTCGGTCGCGACATCATCCAGCACCACACCGTCTTCTGGCCGTCGATGCTCCGGGGCGCAGGCTACAACGAACCCCGCGCCGTCATGGCCAGCGGCTTCGTCAACCTCGACGGACAGGCGTTCTCGACCAGTCGCAACCGCGCGGTCTGGGCCGACGACTACCTCGACGAGGGGTTCCACCCGGACCTCGTGCGCTACTACCTGACCACGACCGGCGGCTTTCAGCAGGACGTGGACTTCTCGTGGGAGAAGTTCCAAGAGCGCGTCAACGGCGAGTTGGTCGGCACGCTCGGTAACTTCGCCTACCGGAGTCTGCTGTTCGCGGCCCGGAACTACGAGGGCACGCCCGAGGCCGACGCCTCCGACGAAGTGGCCGAGCGCATCGAGGAGGCCGTCGCGGACTTCGAGGCCGCGGTCAACGACTACTCGCTCAAAGAGGCGGGCGAGGCCGCGGTCTCGCTCGCCGGATTCGGCAACGAGTACATCCAGCGCAACGAACCGTGGAACCTGACCGACGACGACCCCGACCGGGCCGAACAGGTCATCTACGACTGCGTCCAGTTGGCGAAGGCGGTCGCGGTCCTCTCGGCGCCCATCCTCCCCGGCAAGGCCCAGCGACTCTGGGAGCAGTTGGGCGAGGAGGGGTCGGTCCACGACGCCGCGCTCGACGCCTGCCTCGAACCCCCGGCCGACGAGTTCGGCGAACCCGACGAACTGTTCGAGAAGATAGCGGACGAGCGCGTCGAGGAACTCAACGAGAAGTTGCAGGAGCGAGTCGAAGCGGCTACGGAGGACGGCGACGAAGGCACGGCCGAGACCGAGGAAGACGAATCCATGAGCGACGACACCGACATCGAACCCATCGACGAAGACCGCATCAGCTTCGAAGAATTCCAGGACCTCGACGTTCGCGTCGGCGAAATCGAGGTCGCCGAACCCATCGAGGGGGCCGACGACCTCGCGCGCCTCGAAGTGGACATCGGGGTCGAGACCCGCCAAATCGTCGCGGGCATCAAGCAACTCCACGACCTCGAGAAACTGCCGGGAACGAAGGTCGTCGTCGTGGCCAACCTCGAACAGGCCGAACTGTTCGGCGTCGAGAGCAACGGGATGGTCCTCGCGGCGGGCGAGGACGCCGACCTGCTGACGACCCACGGCGACAGCGGTCCGGGCACGAAAGTCAAGTGA